In Microcoleus sp. AS-A8, a single genomic region encodes these proteins:
- a CDS encoding photosystem II q(b) protein produces MTTTLQRERSASVWERFCEWVTSTNNRLYVGWFGVLMIPTLLTATTCFIIAFIAAPPVDIDGIREPVAGSLL; encoded by the coding sequence ATGACAACCACACTACAACGCGAGCGTTCCGCTTCCGTCTGGGAAAGGTTCTGCGAGTGGGTAACTAGCACCAACAACCGCCTCTATGTGGGCTGGTTCGGCGTCCTGATGATCCCCACCCTGTTAACCGCCACCACCTGCTTCATCATCGCCTTCATCGCTGCTCCTCCTGTGGACATCGATGGTATCCGCGAACCTGTTGCTGGTTCTCTGCT
- a CDS encoding pentapeptide repeat-containing protein produces the protein MRRFFVLFVAVVLVLCGMVTAPAYAFNQASLTELLSSNYCKDCDLTNADLTNANLMGADLERANLTGANLTGTNLTNADLEKANLGLANLSGANLMGADLEKADLLGADLTGANLMGTSLEKATMPDGTKHV, from the coding sequence GTTTTGGTTTTATGCGGGATGGTAACAGCTCCTGCTTATGCTTTTAATCAAGCTTCTTTGACTGAGTTGCTCTCTTCCAACTATTGCAAAGATTGCGACCTGACGAATGCCGACCTAACGAATGCCAACTTGATGGGAGCTGACCTGGAGAGAGCCAATCTGACGGGAGCCAACCTGACGGGAACCAACCTGACGAATGCCGACCTGGAGAAGGCCAACTTGGGGTTAGCTAACCTGTCGGGAGCTAACCTGATGGGAGCCGACCTGGAGAAAGCGGATCTGTTGGGAGCCGACCTGACGGGAGCTAACCTGATGGGAACCAGCCTGGAGAAAGCTACGATGCCAGATGGCACAAAACATGTTTGA